One window of the Candidatus Rokuibacteriota bacterium genome contains the following:
- a CDS encoding biotin/lipoyl-binding protein: MRFVAELDAQALPVEVTEVAGRFRVRVGDEVVEVDARWPVPGRCSLLIAGAAYAADVTEKDGWFTVDVAGETYRIRVEEETRRLLRRRGSGVRQAGGQVLVAPMPGRVVHVAVREGQAVKAGDGLVVVEAMKMENEFKATLDGTVKEVRVRVGQTVDAGDVLVVVG; encoded by the coding sequence ATGCGCTTCGTCGCCGAGCTCGACGCGCAGGCGCTCCCGGTAGAGGTGACGGAGGTCGCGGGGCGCTTCAGGGTGCGGGTCGGCGACGAGGTCGTTGAGGTCGACGCCCGCTGGCCGGTGCCGGGGCGCTGCTCGCTCCTGATCGCCGGCGCGGCCTACGCGGCGGACGTCACCGAGAAGGACGGCTGGTTCACCGTGGACGTGGCCGGCGAGACGTACCGGATTCGCGTCGAGGAGGAGACCCGTCGCCTCCTCCGGCGTCGCGGGAGCGGCGTGCGGCAGGCGGGAGGCCAGGTGCTCGTGGCCCCGATGCCCGGCCGGGTGGTCCACGTCGCCGTCAGGGAGGGGCAGGCAGTGAAGGCCGGGGACGGGCTCGTCGTCGTCGAGGCGATGAAGATGGAAAACGAGTTCAAGGCCACGCTCGACGGCACCGTGAAGGAGGTGCGGGTCCGCGTGGGGCAGACCGTGGATGCCGGCGACGTTCTGGTCGTGGTGGGGTGA
- a CDS encoding ABC transporter substrate-binding protein, producing MKRFVVLLLVGILALGSTADATAQAKKTKIGVLKLTSSAVLFLGVEKGYFKEFGIDPDLVFFQAAQPVAVALASGDIDVGATGLTAGLYNTVAGGVKVWIVADKGREWPGYRLTAILVQPELYETGLRSVRDLRGKTLGITQIGSTFHYSIGNILEKEGLALGDVELVPLQSLGAMSDALAAKRVDAIYTAQPFVSGAEAKGVGKVILWTGDVLPWQVATIFYSGKFAQDRERAVNFMKGYIKAARHYYDAVLQRKEGRPVSAVAFEEAVAVTAKYKGAKPEIIKLGFPYQDRDGRLLVDDIAKQLAWWRRHNLVKAPIPASEVVDTSFFEEGLRALK from the coding sequence ATGAAGCGATTCGTGGTCCTGCTGCTCGTCGGCATCCTCGCTCTGGGGTCGACCGCTGATGCGACGGCCCAGGCCAAGAAGACCAAGATCGGGGTGCTCAAGCTCACCTCATCCGCGGTCCTCTTCCTGGGCGTGGAGAAGGGCTACTTCAAGGAGTTCGGGATCGACCCCGACCTCGTCTTCTTCCAGGCGGCCCAGCCGGTTGCCGTCGCGCTGGCATCCGGGGATATCGACGTCGGCGCTACGGGTCTCACAGCGGGCCTGTACAACACGGTCGCGGGCGGGGTGAAGGTCTGGATCGTGGCCGACAAGGGGCGCGAGTGGCCCGGGTACCGCCTCACCGCGATCCTGGTCCAGCCGGAGCTCTATGAGACGGGCCTCAGATCAGTGCGCGACCTTCGGGGGAAGACGCTCGGCATCACGCAGATCGGCTCCACCTTCCACTACTCCATCGGCAATATCCTCGAGAAGGAGGGGCTGGCGCTCGGCGACGTGGAGCTTGTCCCGCTCCAGAGCCTCGGCGCCATGTCCGACGCTCTCGCCGCCAAGCGCGTCGACGCGATCTACACTGCCCAGCCCTTCGTCTCAGGCGCCGAGGCGAAAGGGGTCGGCAAAGTGATCCTCTGGACGGGCGACGTGCTCCCGTGGCAGGTGGCGACGATCTTCTACTCGGGCAAGTTCGCCCAGGACCGGGAGCGGGCCGTGAACTTCATGAAGGGCTACATCAAGGCGGCCCGTCACTACTACGATGCCGTGCTCCAGCGGAAGGAGGGCCGGCCAGTCAGCGCGGTCGCTTTCGAGGAGGCGGTGGCCGTCACGGCGAAGTACAAGGGGGCCAAGCCCGAGATCATCAAGCTCGGGTTCCCCTACCAGGATCGGGACGGGCGTCTCCTGGTGGACGACATCGCCAAGCAGCTCGCCTGGTGGCGCAGGCACAACCTGGTGAAGGCGCCGATCCCGGCCAGTGAGGTTGTCGACACGAGCTTCTTCGAGGAGGGGCTCCGGGCGCTGAAGTGA
- a CDS encoding acyl-CoA dehydrogenase family protein, which produces MDASLVAFPLTEAQAALQRLARELADTVFRERAARWDEHEEYPWDNVKELTAHRLMGMTIPPAYGGRGLGALEAVLAIEAVARVCGVTGRILVDSNFGPVGVLVHYGTEAQKQKYLPRVVRGDKPAIAITEPNAGSAASDLETTAVADGDAWVLNGVKHWITGAGVSQTYVVFCRFDGIPGAAGVGAVVVEADAPGLTVRRRERAMGMRGIPEGEVVLADCRVPRENLIVGVGGFARLMAAYNGQRLGASTVALGLAQGALEAAVGYAQTRKQFGRPIGAFQGLRWMLADMAIEVEAARQLIYRTAANAGGALPDMQAAAVCKVVASEMAVRVTNQALQVFGAKGYSRDCPVERLVRDARMFTIAGGTVQMLRNQVANRLLGRVDQRGS; this is translated from the coding sequence ATGGACGCGTCACTGGTCGCCTTCCCGTTGACCGAGGCGCAGGCCGCGCTGCAACGCCTGGCGCGCGAGCTGGCCGACACGGTCTTCCGCGAGCGCGCCGCCCGCTGGGACGAGCACGAGGAGTACCCGTGGGACAACGTCAAGGAGCTGACCGCCCACAGGCTGATGGGGATGACGATCCCGCCCGCATACGGTGGGCGCGGGCTCGGCGCGCTCGAGGCCGTTCTCGCGATTGAGGCCGTCGCCCGCGTGTGCGGCGTCACGGGGCGGATTCTCGTGGACTCGAACTTCGGGCCGGTGGGTGTGCTCGTGCATTACGGCACCGAGGCGCAGAAGCAGAAATACCTGCCCCGCGTGGTGCGGGGCGACAAGCCGGCGATCGCGATCACGGAGCCGAACGCGGGCTCCGCCGCCTCCGACCTGGAGACCACGGCGGTCGCCGACGGCGACGCGTGGGTCCTCAACGGGGTCAAGCACTGGATCACGGGGGCAGGTGTCTCCCAGACCTACGTGGTCTTCTGCCGGTTTGACGGCATCCCGGGGGCAGCGGGCGTCGGCGCCGTCGTCGTCGAGGCCGACGCGCCGGGCCTGACGGTGCGGCGGCGCGAGCGAGCCATGGGCATGCGCGGCATCCCGGAGGGTGAGGTGGTGCTGGCCGACTGCCGGGTGCCGCGCGAGAACCTGATCGTCGGCGTCGGCGGGTTCGCGCGCCTGATGGCCGCCTACAATGGCCAGCGCCTCGGCGCGTCCACGGTGGCGCTCGGGCTGGCTCAGGGTGCCCTTGAAGCCGCCGTTGGGTACGCGCAGACACGTAAGCAGTTCGGTCGCCCGATCGGCGCGTTCCAGGGGCTGCGCTGGATGCTTGCCGACATGGCGATCGAGGTCGAGGCGGCCCGGCAGCTCATCTATCGCACCGCCGCGAACGCCGGCGGCGCCCTCCCCGATATGCAGGCCGCCGCGGTGTGCAAGGTGGTGGCGAGCGAGATGGCCGTGCGGGTGACGAACCAGGCCCTCCAGGTGTTCGGGGCGAAGGGGTACTCGCGCGACTGCCCGGTGGAGCGCCTGGTGCGTGACGCGCGCATGTTCACGATCGCCGGCGGGACAGTGCAGATGCTGCGCAACCAGGTCGCGAACCGGCTCCTCGGACGCGTCGACCAGCGCGGAAGCTGA
- the accC gene encoding acetyl-CoA carboxylase biotin carboxylase subunit produces the protein MLVANRGEIAVRVIRACRELGIPTVAVFSEADREALHVLMADEACPLGPAPARESYLAMAKLIRAATESGADAVHPGYGFLSENAAFAEACQQAGLVFVGPPPQAIRAMGDKTAARRTAIRLGVPVVPGATEPVARDAEAARVAREVGYPVMIKAAMGGGGIGMRLVRSEAELAPALQLARSQAGSAFGDATVYLERYLEDPRHIEVQVLADSHGTTVHLGERECSIQRRHQKLVEESPSPLVDAALRARMGEAAVKVAAAVGYVNAGTVEFLADAQKNFYFLEMNTRLQVEHPVTELVTGIDLVKEQIRIAAGEKLGYGQADVRWSGWAIECRIYAEDPYRNFMPSPGRLTALRPPGGPWVRDDSGVYEGFTVPIYYDPLISKLIVWGPDRPEAIRRMARALGEYEVAGVRTTIPVLQEIMAHPDLVAGRLSTRFLDRLLAGDRPSRAGRRRTVALIAAALAAYERAGRSAPLVPAPPSPWAMSARRARWGKLR, from the coding sequence ATCCTGGTCGCAAACCGCGGGGAGATCGCGGTCCGCGTCATCCGCGCCTGCCGGGAGCTGGGGATCCCCACGGTCGCGGTCTTCTCGGAGGCCGACCGCGAGGCGCTGCACGTCCTGATGGCCGACGAGGCGTGCCCGCTCGGCCCGGCGCCTGCCCGCGAGAGCTACCTCGCGATGGCGAAGCTGATCCGCGCCGCGACGGAGTCGGGCGCGGACGCGGTGCACCCCGGGTACGGGTTTCTGTCCGAGAACGCCGCCTTCGCCGAGGCGTGCCAGCAGGCGGGGCTGGTCTTCGTCGGTCCGCCGCCTCAGGCGATCAGGGCCATGGGGGACAAGACCGCGGCCCGGCGGACCGCGATCCGCCTGGGCGTGCCCGTCGTCCCGGGCGCCACCGAGCCGGTCGCGCGCGACGCCGAGGCCGCGCGCGTGGCGCGCGAGGTCGGCTACCCGGTCATGATCAAGGCGGCCATGGGCGGTGGAGGGATCGGGATGCGGCTCGTCCGGAGCGAGGCCGAGTTGGCTCCCGCGCTCCAGCTGGCGCGCTCGCAGGCGGGGTCGGCCTTCGGGGACGCCACGGTGTACCTCGAGCGCTACCTCGAGGATCCGCGCCATATCGAGGTCCAGGTGCTGGCCGACAGCCACGGCACCACCGTCCACCTCGGCGAGCGTGAGTGCTCGATCCAGCGGCGCCACCAGAAGCTGGTCGAGGAATCCCCGTCGCCATTGGTGGACGCCGCGCTGCGGGCCCGGATGGGCGAGGCGGCGGTGAAGGTGGCGGCCGCGGTGGGCTACGTCAACGCCGGCACCGTCGAGTTCCTGGCGGACGCGCAGAAGAACTTCTACTTCCTTGAGATGAACACCCGCCTCCAGGTCGAGCACCCGGTCACCGAGCTGGTCACGGGGATCGACCTCGTGAAGGAGCAGATCCGGATCGCGGCAGGGGAGAAGCTCGGCTACGGGCAGGCCGACGTGCGGTGGAGCGGGTGGGCCATCGAGTGCCGCATCTACGCGGAGGATCCGTACCGGAACTTCATGCCGTCGCCGGGACGGCTGACGGCGCTCCGTCCGCCGGGCGGGCCCTGGGTGCGCGACGACTCGGGGGTGTACGAGGGCTTCACGGTGCCGATCTACTACGACCCGCTGATCTCCAAGCTGATCGTCTGGGGTCCGGACCGGCCAGAGGCGATCCGCCGCATGGCGCGCGCGCTGGGCGAGTACGAGGTGGCCGGCGTGCGGACGACCATTCCCGTGCTGCAGGAGATCATGGCGCACCCGGACTTGGTCGCCGGCCGGCTCTCCACCCGCTTCCTCGACCGCCTGCTCGCCGGTGACCGCCCGTCGCGCGCGGGCCGGCGGCGGACCGTCGCCCTGATCGCGGCGGCGCTGGCCGCCTACGAGCGAGCGGGGCGCTCGGCTCCGCTCGTGCCCGCCCCGCCGAGCCCGTGGGCCATGTCCGCGCGCCGGGCCCGCTGGGGGAAGCTCCGCTGA
- a CDS encoding redoxin domain-containing protein, with amino-acid sequence MAQVRLGYPEIQQRGAEVLQITLSTPDEARLYFRRYQLSFPYLCDPELAVHRLYGLSIVHRPLVEELGAAVLSTAAVAGDFLLRGERTPSPLPHVKRYGSSAPDQAVIIVDRGGIVRYVYTVGPIGAIPSNAELLSQLARVQ; translated from the coding sequence ATGGCGCAGGTGCGCCTGGGGTATCCCGAAATCCAGCAGCGAGGGGCCGAGGTCCTCCAGATCACGCTCAGCACCCCCGACGAGGCCCGGCTGTATTTCCGGCGATACCAGCTGAGCTTCCCGTACCTGTGCGACCCCGAGCTCGCTGTCCACCGCCTGTACGGGCTGTCGATCGTGCACCGGCCGCTCGTGGAGGAACTGGGAGCTGCCGTGCTCAGCACCGCCGCGGTCGCGGGCGATTTCTTGTTGCGCGGAGAGCGCACCCCATCGCCGCTGCCCCACGTGAAGCGGTACGGGTCCAGCGCCCCGGATCAGGCCGTCATCATCGTCGATCGAGGCGGCATCGTTCGCTACGTCTATACCGTCGGCCCCATCGGTGCCATCCCGTCCAACGCCGAGCTGCTGAGTCAGTTGGCCCGGGTTCAGTAA